The Candidatus Defluviibacterium haderslevense DNA window AGGTCAACCTAGGATATGGATGTCTATGAGTCGTGACGGATTACTTCCCAAAGCATTTTCAAACATACATCCTAAATTTAAAACGCCATCTTTTGCTACAATTATCACTGGTTTTCTAGTCGCAATTCCAGCCTTATTTCTAAACCTTACCACCGTTACTAATCTATGTAGTATAGGTACTTTATTTGCTTTTGTTTTGGTATGTGGCGGTGTATTAATGTTGAGAAATAATTCAGAAGGACCAAAGTCTAAATTTAAAACTCCCTATTTTAATGCAAAATATATTGTACCTATAAGCATTTTAGTAGTCTTTGTTAGTCTTTACACCTTTAACAAATCGAGTTTTATATCCTTTGTAACCAATGCACCTCAGCTTATTCCACCCTCAGAATTAATTAGTCATTTACCAGAACAACAATTAGATGATTTGAAAAATCATGTCATGTATTATGAACCCAAAAATTTTACCAAAGCTGGTAGTGACATAGACCATTATTTACAAACGCTGGATCATGAAAGTTACGAAAAATTACTCAACAATTTACCTTTCAGTCAATCCCAAAAATATATTTCCACATGGAATGGATTTAAGGATAAAATTCCCATGTGGATATTCATATTGGTTAGTATAACTATGGGGATTTTAGCATTCATTTACAATTTATCCTTGATTCCTATTTTGGGTGTGTTAAGTTGCTTGTATATGATGGCTCAGATACCTGTATCGAATTGGATAGGATTTACAATTTGGTTGTTTACCGGATTAATCATTTATTTTAGTTATAGTATCAAACACAGCAAACTAAGATTATCTCATGTTGGTATTGAATAATTAGGAGTCGTTTCTCCTAATTTAATGAATTTGATTTCTTGATTAGTGAAATTAATTTTTCAAAAAAGTTTTCCCAACCTTGCCATTCATGCTTAAAATCAAATGAACTGTTATGCCATATTATTTGAACCAATCCTTCATACTTTATGGTCCATTCCATTAAACATTCTAAATCCGTTATACTGTCATCAAGTGATTTTTTTTCATAATCCAAATACGTTCTATCCATAGCAATGACGGGCATCATTTGTAATGTTGTTTGGCATTCATTGATCAAATCATACCAATAAAATGGTTGACAGGTTCCAGCTCTAAAACCCGCACAATCCGCATAAACCATTGAAAAATCAGTTTGAATTCCTGTCTTCAATAATGCTCGAAATGTTTGTGGTGTATGAAATCGCAAATAATGTTGTCGACTCGATGTAATTAATAATCCAGCTGATTCTTCCAGCTTTTCTTTTTCATTTATAATGATACCTGATTCTTCTGCAGATTGATATGATGGATGCAGACAGATCGTCGAAAAAGTTTTTAATTTTTGTAATATTTTTTTTACGTACTTTAATGTTAGTGCATGATTTTTATCATAAATTGAATTGCCACCACTCAAAATAAAAAAATAAAGTTGGTCTTGATTCAATTTACAAGATTCGAAAATATCATACGTATCAAAGGGATCTTTTTTCTGATCCATAACAACCAGCATACGTTCTTTTACGGATTGAAAATGACCCCAACAAAAATCTCTAATTAAGCCTAAAGCGTTTTTCCAAAAAGGTTTGTGCTTAAATTTCCAAAATTGATCAATATCTACGCCTAATGTCACATGAGTGTTCCTTACTTTTCGAATAATTTGTATTTCAAATTTCAAGCATAAACATTTAATCAATACATCACTCCAATGATCAACTACAGGAAATTTGTTGCTTTGTAATGTATGCATTAATGATTGAACCGAAATAAAGCGACCATGCTGATCTTTTTGTTTTGATCCATATTCTTCAGCTCTAGACAACATCCAAAAAATAGCTGCAAAAACATCAAACCCTAACTGAGAATCCTGATTATCACAAAAAATCAAAGGACATTCTGATCCCATCTTGGAAGATGGAACGAAATCTTTAGTAAAATCTAGAAATAATAGCCCTGTATTTGGAATCCATAGTTCTAATTCAGATAATGGGTGGAGTGAATAATTGATTTTAGGCCCTTGTTTATTAATAAAAGTAGGTTCCTCAGTAATCCATTCAAAAACCAAATCTTGATAAGCATTTTGGATAAAGTTGGCTACATACTTTAATCTGGGATGGTCTCGTTCTACATAAATAGGTATTCGAATCATAAATTGATGTAAAATTAATAACTCCGAATACTAAAAATAACTTATTTTTATCCTAATTTATGAATCCTGTAAAGTTACTTGCCGTATTAAGTTTGTTTATCGTGAGTGATCTTATTGCCCAAAAGCAGTCAGATGCCGTCGTACAGCAAAGTGTTCGAAAGGGAGTTATATACAAAAATGAAAATAGCTTTGATATTGCAATCCACTCCAATGGCCTGTATTTGGGCTACAATATTGGCAAAATCAAATTTTATTACCTTACCAAATACATCCATTTTGATATTGGGATGTTAAAACACCCGAAAGAAAAAAGGATTAGCCAGATTTACAATCAAAATAATTCCTTAAGTCGTTATACTTTCGGAAAGCAAAATTTGCTCATCAATATTAGAGCTGGAAGAGGACTCATTCGGTATTATTCTGAAAAAACTAAACGCAAGGGCGTTGCTGTTGGACTTAGAATGGAAGGCGGACTAACGGTTGGTTTATTAAAGCCTTATTATTTGGATGTTCTGAGTGAACATGATGGAAAGGTTAAAACTGTAGCCATAAAATACAGTCCAGAGACCGCCGCAGATTTTTTAGATCCAAATCACATCATAGGGGAATCTTCATTTTGGAAAGGTGTCAATGAAATTAAATTTAAACCAGGAGCCTTTGGAAGAATTGCACTTACGCTTGACCCTGGAGCCTTTGAAAAATATGTTCAGGCTTTAAACGTTGGACTTCAAGCTGATATTTATGCCCAAAGGGTACCTATATTGGTGACTGATAATAACCCTTTTCTGCTGATGAACTTTTTTATTAACCTCCAATTCGGCAGGAGAAAATAACCAAAGTCATCCGATACATCATTCAAATCAATCTTTTCTCCTCGAGGATCACTATTCTTGATTAATTTTGTCAATTCAATTGCTTATTTCAATTAATGATCGATTTACCCATAATTACAGCACCTGACCCAAAACCAAGGAAACCCGAATGGTTAAGGGTTAAATTACCCATTGGTGAGGAATATCGCAAGGTTAGGCATTTAGTAGATGAATACAAACTGCATACCATCTGTCAAAGCGGCAATTGCCCAAATATGGGCGAATGTTGGGGTGCCGGTACCGCTACTTTTATGATTTTGGGAGATGTGTGCACCAGATCCTGCAGTTTTTGTGCGGTCAAAACAGGTAAACCTAAAGAATATGATACCGATGAACCCCAAAGAGTAGCAGAAGCCATTCGACTGATGGGTGTCAAACATGCAGTAATTACTTCTGTGAATCGCGATGAATTACCGGATAGAGGCGCAGAAATCTGGCACCAAACCGTCAGACAAATTAAAATCAAGAGCCCTCAAACCACCATTGAAACCCTTATACCCGACGTAAAAGCCAATTGGGATGCATTGGAACGAATGATTAGCGCTGATCAAGAAATCGTGTCACACAACATGGAGACTGTAGAGCGTCTGTATCGATTGGTTCGTCCCCAAGCCAAATATGGCAGAAGTTTAGAACAAATACAACGTACTAAGCTGTATGGAAAGCGGACTAAGACCGGAATTATGTTAGGTTTGGGTGAGACAAAAGAAGAAGTTTTAATGGTTATGGATGATTTGTTGGCCTCAGGTTGTGAAATTTTGACTTTAGGGCAATACCTTCAGCCTACTAAGATGCATTTGGAAGTTGCAGCTTTTATTCACCCGGATGTATTTGCTGAATATAAGGAAATAGGCTTAAAAAAGGGATTTATGTATATAGAAAGCGGGCCTTTAGTTCGCTCCAGCTATCACGCTGAACGACATCTGGTCTAAATGGCTCGATATTTGAATTTAATTGTTATGGTCTTTTTTTCAGTATTTACCCTGAGTATTAGATCTGATAAATGTGTTTTCTTTGCATTTCGTATTTGTTTATTCTAAATTTTTAAGATGAGACTAAAATTTGGTTTTTTGATATGGGTTCTTACTTGTAGTGCTCTTTTAGCCCAGAACTATGTTGTCAATAGTAATACTGATACAGATGATGGCGTTTGCGATGGCGTTCACTGTAGTCTTAGAGAGGCGATTAATGCAGCTGAAGCAGATGGCGTTCCAAGTACGATCACATTCAATATTACGGGAGCTGGACCGCATAATATATTACCAGGTGGACCCTATCCTACCGTAAACCAAGATGATTTAACCATTATTGGAGAAACTCAACCCGGAGGACCTGGATCAGTGATCATCTTTTTTTCAAACAGAATTTTTGGAGGAGTTCCTTTTTGGACTATACTTGGAAATCAATTTTCTGTCAGTGGCCTAGGTTTTTCCACCATGAATTATGCAGATCCTAATGATCATATTTTGGTTTTTGGTGATGCTGCAAAGGATGCTGCCAATGCACGAATTTATAATTGTATCGTTAATGGAGATAATTTCACAGTTCCAGTTACGGTGGCTAGTTCGGTTTTGGTCAATCAAAGTTCGAATTTTACATTAAAAAAATCCATTTTCGGATCGGACTATACTTTGAGTTCTATTACAGCCACAAAAGCTGCGGTAAATATTGACCCATTGCAAGGATCCAAAAACGTTACCATAGATTCAAATATTTTTGTCAATACGAATAATGCTATTTCTTCCAGTGGTGGTATTTGTAGCATAACCAACAATATTTTCGGTGCTGTAGACACATCAAAAAACAATATTTTCTTTGCACCAACTTCTGGAATCGAACTGCTAGGTGGCGGGCCTCATACAATCAATGATAATTTTTTCATTTTCCAAAAAACATTTGCAATTCGAAGTAACAATCTAAATCAAGATTTAAACATTTTCAGAAATAGATTCAATCAAGTTACATCTGATATTATTTTAAATGGAAATACAAATGCAACTTATAACATTGCTCGTAATTATGGAAGAGATGGGCTTACTTTTATCTCTCTTAATCTACAAAATGCCTATACTTTAAATTTAGAACGAAATGATATAAAAAACTATAATTCCTTTTATCTAAATAATCTAGAGCCTGGGATTTTAAAAGCCCGATATATTGATAATCTAATACAGTGTATAAACAATAATGTAGTATCATTAAATGGTAGCAACTTTCCTGCACCAGGTAATCCAACCATTACTTCTGTGAATCGAGATCAAATCGTTGGTACCGGAAATCCAACTGATTCCATAGTAGTTTATGCAAACCGACGAACCGGCTGTCCTAATGCCAATTGTCAAGGTGGATTTGAACTCGGACGAACACAAGCAAATAATTTAGGTAATTGGACATTGAATGTCGCTTATCCAAATCAACATAGCATTTCTGCATATCAATTCAAAAGCAATACAGCCGCGACTCCAAGTATTTATTCAGAATTCTCCAATTGCTATAAATGTACACAGCCTATCAAGTCTACTTTTTCACAAACTATCTGTAAGGGACAAAGTATATTATTCAGAGGAAAACTTTATAACGAAGCAAATCCTAAAGATTCATTTAATGTGACTGGTGATGGAGTAAGTATATGTGATTCTGTGTTCGTTGTAAATATTCAATTTCAAAATGGCATACGTCAAATGATTGATGTACCAATTTGTTTTAATGATACCACTAGAATCGGTGGAAAAGAAATTTCAAAATTAAATCCAATTGATTCAATAACTAATTTAAAAAATGTCTTCGGATGCGATAGTATTGTTGTTCTTAATGGAATCGAAAGAGGTTTATCTACTTACACTAAAACAATATGTTCCAATGCTAGTGAAACTATTGGAGGAACAGTATTTGACAAAAACAATCCTAAAGGCACGGCTATACTCAAAGGTCAATCCGCATTTGGCTGCGACAGCGTAGTTTTTGTAGATTTAACCATTAAAAACTTTACGGTCTTTGATCTAAAAAGAGACATGTGTCCAAATACTCAATTGACTATAGGTACTGAAGTGTTTGATGCTGCAAGGCCAAGCGGAAGTGTCACTCTTATGGGAGCTTCAAGTACAGGATGTGATAGCATTGTCAATGTAACGCTTAACTATCCTAATAATACTGCTTTGGTAAAACTCGATCTTTGCCCTGAAGACAGTATTTTCATTGGTGGTAGTAAAGGTCGGTATTTTAGCGCACGAAATCCCATCGATACATTAACATTAACCAATGGTTCATCATTTGGCTGTGACAGTATCATTTTTGTAAACTTAAATATTCTTAAGAATGGAACTGGTGTTTATAAAGCCGATATTTGTCGAAGAGATACACTCGTTTTACAAGGTGAAACATTTTCTTCAGGAAGAACAACTGGTATATTAAAAGTTGCCAATGGATCAACCAATGGCTGCGATTCCATTGTTCAAGTTGACCTCACGGTAATTCCCGATGCCAATGGTCAATTGGATACTACGCTTTGTGAAAATGATACCTTGAGATTATTTGGAGAGGATTTCTTCAAAGCCAAGCCATCTGGACCCATAAGAATTATAAAAGGCTCATCCAGATTGTGTGACAGCTTCTTATTAGTCAATGCTACATTTGTTAAAGAATCTTTTGGTAATTTCTCAACTACAATTTGTAAAAAAGATAGTATCAAAATTCAAAATGTAACTTTTTCAGCAAACAAAACATCAGGTACTTTAATCGTAAAAAAAGGATCTGCAAATGGTTGCGATTCTACCGTTACGGTCAACATTAATATCGCCCCTTCAATAAATGCTCAATTCACCAAAGAAAATTTGGATTGTAATGTACCGAATACCGGACGAATTGTAGTGAATAATATATCAGGAGGTATTGGTCCGTTTAATGTATCCATTGATAATCAGGCAAGCCTTCCTTTTACACCCGACCTTGATCTAGCTAATCTAAGTTTTGGATCTC harbors:
- a CDS encoding gliding motility-associated C-terminal domain-containing protein, whose protein sequence is MRLKFGFLIWVLTCSALLAQNYVVNSNTDTDDGVCDGVHCSLREAINAAEADGVPSTITFNITGAGPHNILPGGPYPTVNQDDLTIIGETQPGGPGSVIIFFSNRIFGGVPFWTILGNQFSVSGLGFSTMNYADPNDHILVFGDAAKDAANARIYNCIVNGDNFTVPVTVASSVLVNQSSNFTLKKSIFGSDYTLSSITATKAAVNIDPLQGSKNVTIDSNIFVNTNNAISSSGGICSITNNIFGAVDTSKNNIFFAPTSGIELLGGGPHTINDNFFIFQKTFAIRSNNLNQDLNIFRNRFNQVTSDIILNGNTNATYNIARNYGRDGLTFISLNLQNAYTLNLERNDIKNYNSFYLNNLEPGILKARYIDNLIQCINNNVVSLNGSNFPAPGNPTITSVNRDQIVGTGNPTDSIVVYANRRTGCPNANCQGGFELGRTQANNLGNWTLNVAYPNQHSISAYQFKSNTAATPSIYSEFSNCYKCTQPIKSTFSQTICKGQSILFRGKLYNEANPKDSFNVTGDGVSICDSVFVVNIQFQNGIRQMIDVPICFNDTTRIGGKEISKLNPIDSITNLKNVFGCDSIVVLNGIERGLSTYTKTICSNASETIGGTVFDKNNPKGTAILKGQSAFGCDSVVFVDLTIKNFTVFDLKRDMCPNTQLTIGTEVFDAARPSGSVTLMGASSTGCDSIVNVTLNYPNNTALVKLDLCPEDSIFIGGSKGRYFSARNPIDTLTLTNGSSFGCDSIIFVNLNILKNGTGVYKADICRRDTLVLQGETFSSGRTTGILKVANGSTNGCDSIVQVDLTVIPDANGQLDTTLCENDTLRLFGEDFFKAKPSGPIRIIKGSSRLCDSFLLVNATFVKESFGNFSTTICKKDSIKIQNVTFSANKTSGTLIVKKGSANGCDSTVTVNINIAPSINAQFTKENLDCNVPNTGRIVVNNISGGIGPFNVSIDNQASLPFTPDLDLANLSFGSHRVKILDQFGCDTTYTLNIDTVSTLQLVLPNDVTIDKGASVLIKPSTNFVPTIITWTPVANLSCTDCLEPTAKPDVTTNYLLTLEDANGCTVSDNMNITVRVEEADIYIPTVFSPNGDNINDIFEVVFHFPDKTKINVFQIFDRWGNQLYEKVNGTIGEKIGWNGEFKGKKVNPGVYVYAIQYEAIDEEPKWRKGGITLLR
- a CDS encoding polysaccharide deacetylase family protein, which encodes MIRIPIYVERDHPRLKYVANFIQNAYQDLVFEWITEEPTFINKQGPKINYSLHPLSELELWIPNTGLLFLDFTKDFVPSSKMGSECPLIFCDNQDSQLGFDVFAAIFWMLSRAEEYGSKQKDQHGRFISVQSLMHTLQSNKFPVVDHWSDVLIKCLCLKFEIQIIRKVRNTHVTLGVDIDQFWKFKHKPFWKNALGLIRDFCWGHFQSVKERMLVVMDQKKDPFDTYDIFESCKLNQDQLYFFILSGGNSIYDKNHALTLKYVKKILQKLKTFSTICLHPSYQSAEESGIIINEKEKLEESAGLLITSSRQHYLRFHTPQTFRALLKTGIQTDFSMVYADCAGFRAGTCQPFYWYDLINECQTTLQMMPVIAMDRTYLDYEKKSLDDSITDLECLMEWTIKYEGLVQIIWHNSSFDFKHEWQGWENFFEKLISLIKKSNSLN
- the lipA gene encoding lipoyl synthase, which gives rise to MIDLPIITAPDPKPRKPEWLRVKLPIGEEYRKVRHLVDEYKLHTICQSGNCPNMGECWGAGTATFMILGDVCTRSCSFCAVKTGKPKEYDTDEPQRVAEAIRLMGVKHAVITSVNRDELPDRGAEIWHQTVRQIKIKSPQTTIETLIPDVKANWDALERMISADQEIVSHNMETVERLYRLVRPQAKYGRSLEQIQRTKLYGKRTKTGIMLGLGETKEEVLMVMDDLLASGCEILTLGQYLQPTKMHLEVAAFIHPDVFAEYKEIGLKKGFMYIESGPLVRSSYHAERHLV